Proteins encoded by one window of Bactrocera oleae isolate idBacOlea1 chromosome 4, idBacOlea1, whole genome shotgun sequence:
- the Rcd1 gene encoding KAT8 regulatory NSL complex subunit 3 isoform X3 encodes MEHSYTRDNSRPIGSVTTGLLPARTILVRRTPQCPSCHTHPEEHDFEDFNQANVPSYNEIAAKEAMNECSRIAKYVKNNNPDDDDWEARINQMGWSNMQKTLFNKVANILDNDQLGRLANVNRQNESMQRRVAVDKSASRMRRALAAVAWDSRLTQWLHCLLMDSLPSTYMASYLDILQTLKSKLPTLMDKMLFGRPLNVSQELLAPVLKNKWEPIVNTKARKLTQNAVIVALPSVPTSGPVPNRLQKWYHQLASITQIVQVTLPSNVSHIVRQPLEQVAEQIVSLTRVKIQELRNENAQRSIILIGFNAGAALALQVAMSENVACVVCMGFAYNTFNGIRGTPDDRILDIKIPILFVVGQNSSKTSSEEMESLREKMQSESSLVVVGSADDVLRVPKSRRKLDNVTQSMVDAMVVDEIYEFIKRILINPPGPRVPTTITSFVHTKQGRNSINNNVGGSCAEGNAKNGSAQRKRKNDGLNSDQETPAKTKYVNSTKLKKVKIPEPFQVKRKVGRPRTRPLIASTSTPAKTTVSALAGGTSKTAQIQKQKTQLSTNSSITNEDLNMAIQSILGDANEHDGSMQNSGNDTAQSAQKIVTNYEIVAPSKSTPIKTALMNPLQKQTLPAGAKIKMIPSNQFVQLKPPLQSQSKIYTIKTASMQQSSTSGNTNIGSIVSTSPTGSTVANHQQQIFTLKSPNGQTTQFVTAAPPGTAQQKYTVMKNVSGGTTLQIANAAFSGIKGSTSNAASASNMDLSNIIDMPIVFADNEGNLSDSVASSTATVKSANTSGVGQLIISQKIIKEATSTGSGTTGIVSTSPKTGGGTYIINKTIGSPLIQQTTQTSVNKQNKVVFINRNTMKPCPNIISRSNVTQQLPKYTKVVVTNPKTSATTLVPRPAMQLSTTQLPVGTASGSTPLVSSVKQVNLQTLKSPVSIGARQTSGILNVSTKSLPQVQIISTTAGGAGIPSTVGSITNTGNPTATTSGSSVLNDRTQIRNIVVKPGGLKQIPALTSHVFNRNLTVRKMVNIISGTNPASSSSTSPGVSIVAQATTAQDSGQNNAAGTTSSIQTSPKVITLNPINPSVSISSSASGNGNSTANSTQPKKD; translated from the exons ATGGAACACAGTTATACGAGAGATAACTCCCGGCCAATAGGGAGTGTTACCACTGGTTTGTTACCAGCTCGTACAATACTAGTTCGACGTACGCCACAGTGCCCTTCTTGTCACACCCATCCCGAAGAGCATGATTTTGAAGATTTTAATCAGGCCAATGTGCCTTCATACAATGAAATAGCGGCAAAAGAAGCAATGAATGAGTGTTCTCGAATCGCTAAAtacgttaaaaacaataatccAGACGACGATGACTGGGAAGCACGTATTAACCA aaTGGGTTggagcaacatgcaaaagacaCTTTTCAATAAAGTAGCAAACATTTTGGATAATGATCAGTTAGGACGACTAGCCAATGTTAATCGTCAAAACGAATCCATGCAGCGTCGTGTTGCTGTCGATAAGTCTGCAAGTCGAATGCGAAGAGCGTTAGCTGCTGTCGCCTGGGACTCACGACTCACACAATGGTTGCATTGTCTGTTAATGGACTCACTTCCATCAACATATATGGCAtcttatttagatattttgcaaacattaaaatctaaattgcCAACACTCATGGATAAAATGTTATTTGGGCGACCGTTAAATGTTAGCCAAGAACTTCTGGCGCCGGTATTGAAAAACAAATGGGAGCCAATTGTTAATACGAAAGCCCGAAAACTAACACAGAATGCCGTAATAGTTGCACTGCCTTCTGTACCTACCAGTGGCCCAGTACCTAATCGCCTTCAAAAATGGTATCATCAATTGGCTAGCATAACACAAATTGTACAAGTAACTCTACCATCGAATG tTAGTCATATAGTCCGGCAACCATTGGAGCAAGTAGCTGAACAAATAGTGTCACTTACTCGAGTTAAAATACAAGAGTTGCGAAACGAAAATGCTCAGCGAAGCATCATATTGATTGGTTTCAACGCTGGCGCTGCCCTTGCTTTGCAAGTGGCGATGTCGGAGAATGTAGCATGCGTAGTGTGTATGGGCTTTGCTTATAACACATTCAACGGAATACGTGGCACTCCTGACGACCGCATATTAGACATAAAGATACCAATACTATTTGTGGTTGGTCAAAATTCATCAAAAacaag TTCCGAAGAAATGGAATCGTTGCGTGAAAAAATGCAATCGGAAAGTTCTTTGGTGGTGGTGGGCAGTGCAGATGATGTTCTGCGCGTTCCTAAAAGCCGTAGGAAGTTAGATAATGTCACACAATCGATGGTAGATGCTATGGTTGTG GACGAAATATATGAGTTTATAAAAAGAATCCTCATTAATCCACCTGGACCACGGGTTCCTACAACAATAACTAGTTTTGTGCACACTAAACAAGGACGAAACTCAATTAATAACAACGTTGGTGGTAGTTGTGCTGAAGGCAATGCTAAAAATGGGTCTGCACAAAGGAAGCGTAAGAACGATGGTTTGAATTCAGATCAAGAGACGCCAGCGAAGACTAAATATGTTAATTCAA ccaaattaaaaaaagtaaaaatcccAGAACCATTTCAAGTGAAACGAAagg TCGGCCGACCAAGAACGCGCCCCTTGATAGCATCCACATCTACTCCAGCTAAAACAACAGTGAGTGCATTAGCAGGTGGTACTTCTAAAACAGCTcagatacaaaaacaaaagacacAGTTATCAACAAATTCTTCTATTACGAACGAGGATCTGAACATGGCCATACAGTCAATATTGGGTGATGCCAATGAACATGATGGTTCGATGCAGAATTCCGGTAACGACACTGCTCAAAGTGCCCAGAAAATTGTGACGAATTATGAAATTGTTGCACCATCAAAGTCCACTCCAATAAAAACCGCGTTAATGAATCCGCTGCAAAAGCAAACTCTTCCGGCTGGTGCAAAAATAAAGATGATACCTTCTAATCAATTCGTGCAACTCAAGCCGCCACTGCAATCACAATCGaaaatttatacaataaaaacgGCGTCGATGCAACAGAGTAGCACATCTGGAAATACAAACATTGGCAGTATTGTATCAACATCACCAACCGGCAGCACCGTTGCAAATCATCAGCAACAGATATTCACTTTGAAATCTCCCAATGGCCAGACGACGCAATTCGTTACAGCTGCACCACCTGGTACGGCTCAGCAAAAGTATACTGTCATGAAAAATGTAAGTGGTGGAACTACACTGCAAATAGCAAATGCAGCTTTTAGTGGCATTAAAGGGAGTACGTCAAACGCTGCATCCGCCTCCAATATGGACCTGTCAAACATAATCGATATGCCAATTGTGTTTGCCGATAATGAAGGTAATCTGTCTGATTCGGTGGCTTCCTCTACCGCAACTGTCAAGTCAG CCAATACTTCCGGTGTCGGGCAACTAATTATAAGTCAGAAAATCATTAAAGAAGCTACCTCCACTGGGTCTGGCACGACTGGTATTGTGAGCACTTCGCCTAAGACTGGTGGTggcacatatataattaataaaactattgGCAGCCCACTCATACAACAAACTACTCAAACATCagtcaataaacaaaataagGTAGTCTTTATCAATCGTAACACCATGAAACCTTGCCCGAATATTATTTCCCGATCGAATGTCACACAACAATTGCCGAAATACACTAAGGTTGTTGTTACGAATCCAAAGACATCTGCAACAACACTTGTACCCCGTCCAGCAATGCAACTATCGACGACGCAGCTGCCAGTGGGTACAGCCAGTGGCAGCACTCCACTTGTGTCGTCTGTTAAGCAGGTGAATTTACAGACACTAAAGTCTCCAGTCAGTATTGGTGCACGACAGACATCAGGTATACTGAATGTTTCCACAAAGTCGCTGCCACAAGTGCAAATTATTAGTACAACCGCTGGCGGGGCAGGCATTCCTTCGACTGTGGGCAGTATCACTAACACAGGCAATCCGACAGCTACAACTAGTGGTAGCAGTGTGTTGAACGACCGCACGCAAATCCGAAATATTGTTGTAAAACCCGGAGGATTAAAACAAATACCTGCTTTGACTTCGCACGTATTTAATCGAAATTTAACCGTACGTAAAATGGTAAATATCATATCCGGCACAAATCCAGCTAGTTCATCCTCAACCTCACCTGGCGTATCTATAGTAGCTCAGGCAACTACAGCACAGGATAGTGGTCAAAATAATGCCGCTGGCACAACATCATCTATACAAACCTCACCAAAAGTTATAACTTTAAATCCAATTAATCCGTCGGTTTCGATCAGTAGCTCTGCATCCGGCAATGGTAATAGCACGGCCAATAGCACTCAACCAAAGAAGGATTGA
- the Rcd1 gene encoding KAT8 regulatory NSL complex subunit 3 isoform X2, with the protein MMTSYMKLFEDFLQRKECDGTHTSAASEDEDIEHPNSSFESVCGTLNSISEGGGSNKMEHSYTRDNSRPIGSVTTGLLPARTILVRRTPQCPSCHTHPEEHDFEDFNQANVPSYNEIAAKEAMNECSRIAKYVKNNNPDDDDWEARINQMGWSNMQKTLFNKVANILDNDQLGRLANVNRQNESMQRRVAVDKSASRMRRALAAVAWDSRLTQWLHCLLMDSLPSTYMASYLDILQTLKSKLPTLMDKMLFGRPLNVSQELLAPVLKNKWEPIVNTKARKLTQNAVIVALPSVPTSGPVPNRLQKWYHQLASITQIVQVTLPSNVSHIVRQPLEQVAEQIVSLTRVKIQELRNENAQRSIILIGFNAGAALALQVAMSENVACVVCMGFAYNTFNGIRGTPDDRILDIKIPILFVVGQNSSKTSSEEMESLREKMQSESSLVVVGSADDVLRVPKSRRKLDNVTQSMVDAMVVDEIYEFIKRILINPPGPRVPTTITSFVHTKQGRNSINNNVGGSCAEGNAKNGSAQRKRKNDGLNSDQETPAKTKYVNSIGRPRTRPLIASTSTPAKTTVSALAGGTSKTAQIQKQKTQLSTNSSITNEDLNMAIQSILGDANEHDGSMQNSGNDTAQSAQKIVTNYEIVAPSKSTPIKTALMNPLQKQTLPAGAKIKMIPSNQFVQLKPPLQSQSKIYTIKTASMQQSSTSGNTNIGSIVSTSPTGSTVANHQQQIFTLKSPNGQTTQFVTAAPPGTAQQKYTVMKNVSGGTTLQIANAAFSGIKGSTSNAASASNMDLSNIIDMPIVFADNEGNLSDSVASSTATVKSANTSGVGQLIISQKIIKEATSTGSGTTGIVSTSPKTGGGTYIINKTIGSPLIQQTTQTSVNKQNKVVFINRNTMKPCPNIISRSNVTQQLPKYTKVVVTNPKTSATTLVPRPAMQLSTTQLPVGTASGSTPLVSSVKQVNLQTLKSPVSIGARQTSGILNVSTKSLPQVQIISTTAGGAGIPSTVGSITNTGNPTATTSGSSVLNDRTQIRNIVVKPGGLKQIPALTSHVFNRNLTVRKMVNIISGTNPASSSSTSPGVSIVAQATTAQDSGQNNAAGTTSSIQTSPKVITLNPINPSVSISSSASGNGNSTANSTQPKKD; encoded by the exons ATGATGACTTCATATATGAAACTGTTCGAGGACTTTTTGCAGCGCAAGGAATGTGATGGAACTCACACATCTGCTGCGTCTGAAGATGAAGATATAGAG cATCCAAATTCGTCTTTTGAGTCTGTGTGTGGCACTCTTAATTCTATTAGTGAGGGTGGTGGTAGTAATAAAATGGAACACAGTTATACGAGAGATAACTCCCGGCCAATAGGGAGTGTTACCACTGGTTTGTTACCAGCTCGTACAATACTAGTTCGACGTACGCCACAGTGCCCTTCTTGTCACACCCATCCCGAAGAGCATGATTTTGAAGATTTTAATCAGGCCAATGTGCCTTCATACAATGAAATAGCGGCAAAAGAAGCAATGAATGAGTGTTCTCGAATCGCTAAAtacgttaaaaacaataatccAGACGACGATGACTGGGAAGCACGTATTAACCA aaTGGGTTggagcaacatgcaaaagacaCTTTTCAATAAAGTAGCAAACATTTTGGATAATGATCAGTTAGGACGACTAGCCAATGTTAATCGTCAAAACGAATCCATGCAGCGTCGTGTTGCTGTCGATAAGTCTGCAAGTCGAATGCGAAGAGCGTTAGCTGCTGTCGCCTGGGACTCACGACTCACACAATGGTTGCATTGTCTGTTAATGGACTCACTTCCATCAACATATATGGCAtcttatttagatattttgcaaacattaaaatctaaattgcCAACACTCATGGATAAAATGTTATTTGGGCGACCGTTAAATGTTAGCCAAGAACTTCTGGCGCCGGTATTGAAAAACAAATGGGAGCCAATTGTTAATACGAAAGCCCGAAAACTAACACAGAATGCCGTAATAGTTGCACTGCCTTCTGTACCTACCAGTGGCCCAGTACCTAATCGCCTTCAAAAATGGTATCATCAATTGGCTAGCATAACACAAATTGTACAAGTAACTCTACCATCGAATG tTAGTCATATAGTCCGGCAACCATTGGAGCAAGTAGCTGAACAAATAGTGTCACTTACTCGAGTTAAAATACAAGAGTTGCGAAACGAAAATGCTCAGCGAAGCATCATATTGATTGGTTTCAACGCTGGCGCTGCCCTTGCTTTGCAAGTGGCGATGTCGGAGAATGTAGCATGCGTAGTGTGTATGGGCTTTGCTTATAACACATTCAACGGAATACGTGGCACTCCTGACGACCGCATATTAGACATAAAGATACCAATACTATTTGTGGTTGGTCAAAATTCATCAAAAacaag TTCCGAAGAAATGGAATCGTTGCGTGAAAAAATGCAATCGGAAAGTTCTTTGGTGGTGGTGGGCAGTGCAGATGATGTTCTGCGCGTTCCTAAAAGCCGTAGGAAGTTAGATAATGTCACACAATCGATGGTAGATGCTATGGTTGTG GACGAAATATATGAGTTTATAAAAAGAATCCTCATTAATCCACCTGGACCACGGGTTCCTACAACAATAACTAGTTTTGTGCACACTAAACAAGGACGAAACTCAATTAATAACAACGTTGGTGGTAGTTGTGCTGAAGGCAATGCTAAAAATGGGTCTGCACAAAGGAAGCGTAAGAACGATGGTTTGAATTCAGATCAAGAGACGCCAGCGAAGACTAAATATGTTAATTCAA TCGGCCGACCAAGAACGCGCCCCTTGATAGCATCCACATCTACTCCAGCTAAAACAACAGTGAGTGCATTAGCAGGTGGTACTTCTAAAACAGCTcagatacaaaaacaaaagacacAGTTATCAACAAATTCTTCTATTACGAACGAGGATCTGAACATGGCCATACAGTCAATATTGGGTGATGCCAATGAACATGATGGTTCGATGCAGAATTCCGGTAACGACACTGCTCAAAGTGCCCAGAAAATTGTGACGAATTATGAAATTGTTGCACCATCAAAGTCCACTCCAATAAAAACCGCGTTAATGAATCCGCTGCAAAAGCAAACTCTTCCGGCTGGTGCAAAAATAAAGATGATACCTTCTAATCAATTCGTGCAACTCAAGCCGCCACTGCAATCACAATCGaaaatttatacaataaaaacgGCGTCGATGCAACAGAGTAGCACATCTGGAAATACAAACATTGGCAGTATTGTATCAACATCACCAACCGGCAGCACCGTTGCAAATCATCAGCAACAGATATTCACTTTGAAATCTCCCAATGGCCAGACGACGCAATTCGTTACAGCTGCACCACCTGGTACGGCTCAGCAAAAGTATACTGTCATGAAAAATGTAAGTGGTGGAACTACACTGCAAATAGCAAATGCAGCTTTTAGTGGCATTAAAGGGAGTACGTCAAACGCTGCATCCGCCTCCAATATGGACCTGTCAAACATAATCGATATGCCAATTGTGTTTGCCGATAATGAAGGTAATCTGTCTGATTCGGTGGCTTCCTCTACCGCAACTGTCAAGTCAG CCAATACTTCCGGTGTCGGGCAACTAATTATAAGTCAGAAAATCATTAAAGAAGCTACCTCCACTGGGTCTGGCACGACTGGTATTGTGAGCACTTCGCCTAAGACTGGTGGTggcacatatataattaataaaactattgGCAGCCCACTCATACAACAAACTACTCAAACATCagtcaataaacaaaataagGTAGTCTTTATCAATCGTAACACCATGAAACCTTGCCCGAATATTATTTCCCGATCGAATGTCACACAACAATTGCCGAAATACACTAAGGTTGTTGTTACGAATCCAAAGACATCTGCAACAACACTTGTACCCCGTCCAGCAATGCAACTATCGACGACGCAGCTGCCAGTGGGTACAGCCAGTGGCAGCACTCCACTTGTGTCGTCTGTTAAGCAGGTGAATTTACAGACACTAAAGTCTCCAGTCAGTATTGGTGCACGACAGACATCAGGTATACTGAATGTTTCCACAAAGTCGCTGCCACAAGTGCAAATTATTAGTACAACCGCTGGCGGGGCAGGCATTCCTTCGACTGTGGGCAGTATCACTAACACAGGCAATCCGACAGCTACAACTAGTGGTAGCAGTGTGTTGAACGACCGCACGCAAATCCGAAATATTGTTGTAAAACCCGGAGGATTAAAACAAATACCTGCTTTGACTTCGCACGTATTTAATCGAAATTTAACCGTACGTAAAATGGTAAATATCATATCCGGCACAAATCCAGCTAGTTCATCCTCAACCTCACCTGGCGTATCTATAGTAGCTCAGGCAACTACAGCACAGGATAGTGGTCAAAATAATGCCGCTGGCACAACATCATCTATACAAACCTCACCAAAAGTTATAACTTTAAATCCAATTAATCCGTCGGTTTCGATCAGTAGCTCTGCATCCGGCAATGGTAATAGCACGGCCAATAGCACTCAACCAAAGAAGGATTGA
- the Rcd1 gene encoding KAT8 regulatory NSL complex subunit 3 isoform X1, protein MMTSYMKLFEDFLQRKECDGTHTSAASEDEDIEHPNSSFESVCGTLNSISEGGGSNKMEHSYTRDNSRPIGSVTTGLLPARTILVRRTPQCPSCHTHPEEHDFEDFNQANVPSYNEIAAKEAMNECSRIAKYVKNNNPDDDDWEARINQMGWSNMQKTLFNKVANILDNDQLGRLANVNRQNESMQRRVAVDKSASRMRRALAAVAWDSRLTQWLHCLLMDSLPSTYMASYLDILQTLKSKLPTLMDKMLFGRPLNVSQELLAPVLKNKWEPIVNTKARKLTQNAVIVALPSVPTSGPVPNRLQKWYHQLASITQIVQVTLPSNVSHIVRQPLEQVAEQIVSLTRVKIQELRNENAQRSIILIGFNAGAALALQVAMSENVACVVCMGFAYNTFNGIRGTPDDRILDIKIPILFVVGQNSSKTSSEEMESLREKMQSESSLVVVGSADDVLRVPKSRRKLDNVTQSMVDAMVVDEIYEFIKRILINPPGPRVPTTITSFVHTKQGRNSINNNVGGSCAEGNAKNGSAQRKRKNDGLNSDQETPAKTKYVNSTKLKKVKIPEPFQVKRKVGRPRTRPLIASTSTPAKTTVSALAGGTSKTAQIQKQKTQLSTNSSITNEDLNMAIQSILGDANEHDGSMQNSGNDTAQSAQKIVTNYEIVAPSKSTPIKTALMNPLQKQTLPAGAKIKMIPSNQFVQLKPPLQSQSKIYTIKTASMQQSSTSGNTNIGSIVSTSPTGSTVANHQQQIFTLKSPNGQTTQFVTAAPPGTAQQKYTVMKNVSGGTTLQIANAAFSGIKGSTSNAASASNMDLSNIIDMPIVFADNEGNLSDSVASSTATVKSANTSGVGQLIISQKIIKEATSTGSGTTGIVSTSPKTGGGTYIINKTIGSPLIQQTTQTSVNKQNKVVFINRNTMKPCPNIISRSNVTQQLPKYTKVVVTNPKTSATTLVPRPAMQLSTTQLPVGTASGSTPLVSSVKQVNLQTLKSPVSIGARQTSGILNVSTKSLPQVQIISTTAGGAGIPSTVGSITNTGNPTATTSGSSVLNDRTQIRNIVVKPGGLKQIPALTSHVFNRNLTVRKMVNIISGTNPASSSSTSPGVSIVAQATTAQDSGQNNAAGTTSSIQTSPKVITLNPINPSVSISSSASGNGNSTANSTQPKKD, encoded by the exons ATGATGACTTCATATATGAAACTGTTCGAGGACTTTTTGCAGCGCAAGGAATGTGATGGAACTCACACATCTGCTGCGTCTGAAGATGAAGATATAGAG cATCCAAATTCGTCTTTTGAGTCTGTGTGTGGCACTCTTAATTCTATTAGTGAGGGTGGTGGTAGTAATAAAATGGAACACAGTTATACGAGAGATAACTCCCGGCCAATAGGGAGTGTTACCACTGGTTTGTTACCAGCTCGTACAATACTAGTTCGACGTACGCCACAGTGCCCTTCTTGTCACACCCATCCCGAAGAGCATGATTTTGAAGATTTTAATCAGGCCAATGTGCCTTCATACAATGAAATAGCGGCAAAAGAAGCAATGAATGAGTGTTCTCGAATCGCTAAAtacgttaaaaacaataatccAGACGACGATGACTGGGAAGCACGTATTAACCA aaTGGGTTggagcaacatgcaaaagacaCTTTTCAATAAAGTAGCAAACATTTTGGATAATGATCAGTTAGGACGACTAGCCAATGTTAATCGTCAAAACGAATCCATGCAGCGTCGTGTTGCTGTCGATAAGTCTGCAAGTCGAATGCGAAGAGCGTTAGCTGCTGTCGCCTGGGACTCACGACTCACACAATGGTTGCATTGTCTGTTAATGGACTCACTTCCATCAACATATATGGCAtcttatttagatattttgcaaacattaaaatctaaattgcCAACACTCATGGATAAAATGTTATTTGGGCGACCGTTAAATGTTAGCCAAGAACTTCTGGCGCCGGTATTGAAAAACAAATGGGAGCCAATTGTTAATACGAAAGCCCGAAAACTAACACAGAATGCCGTAATAGTTGCACTGCCTTCTGTACCTACCAGTGGCCCAGTACCTAATCGCCTTCAAAAATGGTATCATCAATTGGCTAGCATAACACAAATTGTACAAGTAACTCTACCATCGAATG tTAGTCATATAGTCCGGCAACCATTGGAGCAAGTAGCTGAACAAATAGTGTCACTTACTCGAGTTAAAATACAAGAGTTGCGAAACGAAAATGCTCAGCGAAGCATCATATTGATTGGTTTCAACGCTGGCGCTGCCCTTGCTTTGCAAGTGGCGATGTCGGAGAATGTAGCATGCGTAGTGTGTATGGGCTTTGCTTATAACACATTCAACGGAATACGTGGCACTCCTGACGACCGCATATTAGACATAAAGATACCAATACTATTTGTGGTTGGTCAAAATTCATCAAAAacaag TTCCGAAGAAATGGAATCGTTGCGTGAAAAAATGCAATCGGAAAGTTCTTTGGTGGTGGTGGGCAGTGCAGATGATGTTCTGCGCGTTCCTAAAAGCCGTAGGAAGTTAGATAATGTCACACAATCGATGGTAGATGCTATGGTTGTG GACGAAATATATGAGTTTATAAAAAGAATCCTCATTAATCCACCTGGACCACGGGTTCCTACAACAATAACTAGTTTTGTGCACACTAAACAAGGACGAAACTCAATTAATAACAACGTTGGTGGTAGTTGTGCTGAAGGCAATGCTAAAAATGGGTCTGCACAAAGGAAGCGTAAGAACGATGGTTTGAATTCAGATCAAGAGACGCCAGCGAAGACTAAATATGTTAATTCAA ccaaattaaaaaaagtaaaaatcccAGAACCATTTCAAGTGAAACGAAagg TCGGCCGACCAAGAACGCGCCCCTTGATAGCATCCACATCTACTCCAGCTAAAACAACAGTGAGTGCATTAGCAGGTGGTACTTCTAAAACAGCTcagatacaaaaacaaaagacacAGTTATCAACAAATTCTTCTATTACGAACGAGGATCTGAACATGGCCATACAGTCAATATTGGGTGATGCCAATGAACATGATGGTTCGATGCAGAATTCCGGTAACGACACTGCTCAAAGTGCCCAGAAAATTGTGACGAATTATGAAATTGTTGCACCATCAAAGTCCACTCCAATAAAAACCGCGTTAATGAATCCGCTGCAAAAGCAAACTCTTCCGGCTGGTGCAAAAATAAAGATGATACCTTCTAATCAATTCGTGCAACTCAAGCCGCCACTGCAATCACAATCGaaaatttatacaataaaaacgGCGTCGATGCAACAGAGTAGCACATCTGGAAATACAAACATTGGCAGTATTGTATCAACATCACCAACCGGCAGCACCGTTGCAAATCATCAGCAACAGATATTCACTTTGAAATCTCCCAATGGCCAGACGACGCAATTCGTTACAGCTGCACCACCTGGTACGGCTCAGCAAAAGTATACTGTCATGAAAAATGTAAGTGGTGGAACTACACTGCAAATAGCAAATGCAGCTTTTAGTGGCATTAAAGGGAGTACGTCAAACGCTGCATCCGCCTCCAATATGGACCTGTCAAACATAATCGATATGCCAATTGTGTTTGCCGATAATGAAGGTAATCTGTCTGATTCGGTGGCTTCCTCTACCGCAACTGTCAAGTCAG CCAATACTTCCGGTGTCGGGCAACTAATTATAAGTCAGAAAATCATTAAAGAAGCTACCTCCACTGGGTCTGGCACGACTGGTATTGTGAGCACTTCGCCTAAGACTGGTGGTggcacatatataattaataaaactattgGCAGCCCACTCATACAACAAACTACTCAAACATCagtcaataaacaaaataagGTAGTCTTTATCAATCGTAACACCATGAAACCTTGCCCGAATATTATTTCCCGATCGAATGTCACACAACAATTGCCGAAATACACTAAGGTTGTTGTTACGAATCCAAAGACATCTGCAACAACACTTGTACCCCGTCCAGCAATGCAACTATCGACGACGCAGCTGCCAGTGGGTACAGCCAGTGGCAGCACTCCACTTGTGTCGTCTGTTAAGCAGGTGAATTTACAGACACTAAAGTCTCCAGTCAGTATTGGTGCACGACAGACATCAGGTATACTGAATGTTTCCACAAAGTCGCTGCCACAAGTGCAAATTATTAGTACAACCGCTGGCGGGGCAGGCATTCCTTCGACTGTGGGCAGTATCACTAACACAGGCAATCCGACAGCTACAACTAGTGGTAGCAGTGTGTTGAACGACCGCACGCAAATCCGAAATATTGTTGTAAAACCCGGAGGATTAAAACAAATACCTGCTTTGACTTCGCACGTATTTAATCGAAATTTAACCGTACGTAAAATGGTAAATATCATATCCGGCACAAATCCAGCTAGTTCATCCTCAACCTCACCTGGCGTATCTATAGTAGCTCAGGCAACTACAGCACAGGATAGTGGTCAAAATAATGCCGCTGGCACAACATCATCTATACAAACCTCACCAAAAGTTATAACTTTAAATCCAATTAATCCGTCGGTTTCGATCAGTAGCTCTGCATCCGGCAATGGTAATAGCACGGCCAATAGCACTCAACCAAAGAAGGATTGA